The Corynebacterium mycetoides genome includes the window CCGTGATGCCGCCGACGCCCTCGCCGCCGGGCGCGGCCCCTTCGCGCTGGACACGGAGCGCGCCTCCACGTACCGCTACGACGACCGCGCGTTCCTAGTCCAGGTGGCGCGCAGAGACGCAGGCACGTTCCTCATCGCACCGGAGGGGCACCGGGACGCAGTGCGCGCGGCCTTCGCCCCGGTGCTGAGCGGGGCCGACTGGATCCTGCACGCCGCCGGCGAGGACCTGCCCAGTCTGCGCCTTCTGGGCCTGACACCGGGCACGCTGTTCGACACCGAGCTCGCGGCGCGCCTCGCGGGGTTTGCACGCCCCAACCTGGCCGCAATGGTGGCCGAGTTTACCGGCGTCGAGCTGGAGAAGGGCCACGGCCGCGAGGACTGGTCCCGCACCCCGCTGCCGCGGGCGTGGCAGGAGTACGCCGCCGACGACGTGGAGTACTTGAACGACCTCGCAGAGGGCCTGGCCGAGTACCTGGACCGGGACGGAAAGCTTGAGGCGGCCGCGCAGGAGTTCGACCACCTCATGTCGCTGCCCCCGCCCCCGCGCAAGACGTGGCGCGACATCAAGGGCATTACCACGGTGCCCCCTGGCCTGGGCACGCGGATCGTGCGCGCGTTGTGGGAGCACCGCGACGCCCGCGCCCGCGCCACCGACACCTCCCCCCACGCACTGCTGGCCTCAAAGGTGATCATCCAGATCGCGCGGGCCCGTCCCCGCACCCCCGGCGCACTAACTCACGTCCCGGGCTTTCCCGCGCGGCGGCGCGGCGCCGTCGACGAGTGGTTCGCGGTGCTCTCCCGCGTCTACGACGCCCCCGAGGACCTTTCGCCCGCGGCCGACCTCGGCCCTGCTGAGACGGAGCCGCCGTCTAAATCCGCCTGGCAGCGCCACCACCCGGAGTCGTGGGCGCGCCTCGTCGCGGCGCGCGACGGGGTGGCCGGGGCCGCGGCCAAGCTCGAGATTGCCCCGGAGGTTCTCCTCCAGCCGGCGGTGCTGCGCCGGGCAGTCTGGGACGGCGCCGACGGGGACACGGACCGCGTTGCCCGCCGGCTCGCGCGGCTTGGCGCGCGCCCCTGGCAGGTCGGGGCCGCGGCCCCGGTCGTCGCTAAGGGTCTCGCAGAACTTGAAGCTGAGCGTGCGTCAGAAACCGGTTAGTCGCCCAGGCCGCGCGCCCACTCGCGTATCTGCTCCTCGCCGGAAGCCGGATCGAGGCCGTACTCACGCAGAATCTCGGTGCGCGAGGCGTGCTCAGGGAAAATGTCGGGGAACGCCAGCTGGCGCAGCGGGGTGTCCACCTCGGCGGACGCCAGCGCCTCCGCCAGCGCGGAGCCCACTCCCCCGCGGATGATCCCGTCCTCGTAGACCACGACCATGTCGCTTTCCGCCGCCATGCCGACGAGCTCGGGGTTGACGGGGATGACCCAGCGGGGGTCGACGACGGTGACACGCAGCCCGTCACCCGCCACGTTCTCCGCCATCACCACCGCGTTTTCCGCGAAGCTGCCGACAACGACGAGCAGGATCTCCAGCTCGTCCACGTCCGCCTCGCCGGCCGGGCGGAACAAGACGTCCGCGCCCGATTCCAGCCTCTCGACCGCCTCGATGTCGGCGCCAATGTCACCCTTGGGGAAGCGCACGACGGTGGGACCCGCGGTGTGGTTGATGGCCTCGTTGAACTCCTCGCGCAGCCGGGCTGGGTCGCGGGGCGCCGCGATGCGGATGCCGGGGACGACGGAGGCGATGGCCAAGTCCCACACCCCGTTGTGGCTGGCCCCGTCGGACCCCGTCACGCCTGCGCGGTCCAATACGAGCGTGACCGGCTGGTTAATCAGCCCGACGTCCATGAGCAGCTGGTCGAAGGCGCGGTTGAGGAAGGTGGAGTAGATCGCCACCACCGGGTGCAGCCCGCCCAGCGCCATGCCGGCGGCGGAGGTCACGGCGTGCTGCTCGGCGATTCCCACGTCGAAGAAGCGGTCGGGGAACTGCTCGGCGAAGGGGGCGAGCCCCGTGGGTCCGGCCATCGCGGCGGTGATGCCGACAATGTCGGGGCGGGCGTGCGCCGCCTTGATCAGCTCCTCGGAGAACACGGACGTCCACCCCGGCGCGGCCTCGGTCAAGGCCTCGCCTGTGACGGGGTCAATCACGCCCGTGGAGTGCATCTGGT containing:
- a CDS encoding HRDC domain-containing protein codes for the protein MRFSLVSDPVAFRDAADALAAGRGPFALDTERASTYRYDDRAFLVQVARRDAGTFLIAPEGHRDAVRAAFAPVLSGADWILHAAGEDLPSLRLLGLTPGTLFDTELAARLAGFARPNLAAMVAEFTGVELEKGHGREDWSRTPLPRAWQEYAADDVEYLNDLAEGLAEYLDRDGKLEAAAQEFDHLMSLPPPPRKTWRDIKGITTVPPGLGTRIVRALWEHRDARARATDTSPHALLASKVIIQIARARPRTPGALTHVPGFPARRRGAVDEWFAVLSRVYDAPEDLSPAADLGPAETEPPSKSAWQRHHPESWARLVAARDGVAGAAAKLEIAPEVLLQPAVLRRAVWDGADGDTDRVARRLARLGARPWQVGAAAPVVAKGLAELEAERASETG
- the dxs gene encoding 1-deoxy-D-xylulose-5-phosphate synthase; its protein translation is MNLLDAITSPDDVKPLTLDELEELAAEIRQLLIEKVSATGGHLGPNLGVIELTLALHHVFDSPREPVIFDTSHQSYVHKILTGRAARFDTLRKKGGLSGYTSRSESEHDWTESSHASAALSYADGLSKAKELAGDGEDRVVAVVGDGALTGGMCWEALNNIAAGERNVVIVVNDNGRSYSPTIGGFARNLTRLRDQLAQIRMQRSYDEVMETGKKALKSMGWVGERTFEALSAIKEGVKYQVVPSEMFPELGMKYIGPVEGHDIKALLQAFSYARTHDGPIIVHVATEKGHGFAPAVNHVADQMHSTGVIDPVTGEALTEAAPGWTSVFSEELIKAAHARPDIVGITAAMAGPTGLAPFAEQFPDRFFDVGIAEQHAVTSAAGMALGGLHPVVAIYSTFLNRAFDQLLMDVGLINQPVTLVLDRAGVTGSDGASHNGVWDLAIASVVPGIRIAAPRDPARLREEFNEAINHTAGPTVVRFPKGDIGADIEAVERLESGADVLFRPAGEADVDELEILLVVVGSFAENAVVMAENVAGDGLRVTVVDPRWVIPVNPELVGMAAESDMVVVYEDGIIRGGVGSALAEALASAEVDTPLRQLAFPDIFPEHASRTEILREYGLDPASGEEQIREWARGLGD